Part of the Longimicrobium terrae genome, ACCTCGATCCTGGACCCCGAGGCCGCGCCGGCACAGGAACTCGCGACGCTGTACCACGAGCGGTGGGAGTTCGAGACCGCGCTGGACGAGTTCAAGACGCACCTGCGCGGTGCGCGGACGGTGCTGCGGAGCCAGACGCCAGAGCTGGTCAGGCAGGAGGTGTACGGAATCCTTCTGGCCCACTTCGCTCTGCGCGGCCTGATGCACGAGGCGGCGCTGAGGGGCGGGCGGGATCCGGACCGGATATCCTTTACCCACACGGTGAACGTGGTCCGCCGAACCCTGCCGGGCTTCGCGGCCCTTCCCCCCTCGGGGGTGGATGCGGCACCACGAAGCCGTGCTGGAAGAGATTCTGGACGTGGACGTCGGCGAGCGTCGCCACCGGAAGGCAAAGCGGGGCGTGAAGCGCAAGCAGAGCCGCTACCCCGTCCGGCGCCGGAGCGAGCCGTCTGAGAAGATCGACCCGCGTGTCGTCGAGGTGCTTAGGTGAATGGTATTACGCCTTCGCGGACTGCGGCGGCAGCCCGGGTGCGCGTCCCCGACGGCAGCGCGACGACGGTTTTCCGCGCGGCCAGAGCCTTCTCCGGCCGATCGGAATCGGACAGCGGGCGGGCGGGTCCGCGGGAGACGGCGGTCAGGCCG contains:
- a CDS encoding transposase produces the protein VEKRLPDGSWLSHFQPSRAKGGPVGEPIPVRVIEYRVSGGGENIRIITSILDPEAAPAQELATLYHERWEFETALDEFKTHLRGARTVLRSQTPELVRQEVYGILLAHFALRGLMHEAALRGGRDPDRISFTHTVNVVRRTLPGFAALPPSGVDAAPRSRAGRDSGRGRRRASPPEGKAGREAQAEPLPRPAPERAV